A genomic window from Candidatus Cloacimonadota bacterium includes:
- a CDS encoding manganese efflux pump, with translation MSIIQLVVLSIGLATDAFAVSLASGFSLKKSFLFWGLIIALFFGIFQAGMPIIGWFGGNLFRNYIDTFDHWIAFGLLLVIGGRMIYEAFYSHPGKKLIGSTSIVVLCGLAIATSIDALAVGLSFSFLDFSIFIPAIFIGVITFVLSFFGVLIGHKMGIKWGKSAHILGGIVLILIGIKILIEHLG, from the coding sequence ATGAGTATTATTCAGTTAGTCGTTTTGTCTATTGGATTAGCGACGGATGCCTTTGCCGTATCCCTTGCAAGCGGATTTTCCTTAAAAAAGTCATTCCTGTTCTGGGGTTTAATCATTGCTCTATTTTTTGGGATATTTCAAGCGGGAATGCCCATCATTGGGTGGTTCGGGGGCAACTTATTCCGAAACTACATCGATACGTTCGACCACTGGATTGCATTCGGATTGCTTCTCGTTATCGGAGGGAGAATGATATACGAAGCTTTTTACTCACACCCCGGGAAAAAGCTGATCGGTTCAACAAGTATTGTCGTTTTATGTGGGCTTGCAATTGCAACCAGTATCGATGCACTAGCAGTTGGGCTGAGTTTTTCTTTCTTGGATTTTTCAATTTTCATACCTGCCATCTTTATAGGAGTAATAACCTTTGTTCTTTCATTCTTTGGAGTCCTGATTGGTCACAAAATGGGGATCAAATGGGGGAAGAGTGCTCATATTTTGGGTGGAATTGTATTAATACTTATTGGGATCAAGATACTCATAGAACATTTAGGTTAA